From one Dermacentor andersoni chromosome 1, qqDerAnde1_hic_scaffold, whole genome shotgun sequence genomic stretch:
- the LOC140217312 gene encoding tigger transposable element-derived protein 4-like: MAPALHPPPPNVSKRGKYSTVTVDKKAAIIRLIELGQTQVNVAKEFNISKQTWPDYVKNKEKILSAVHQSHCKSTKNDRKGQHPKLEEAPQLWFKGVLAKNLPVSGNMFKPKAEMLALKKGIQDFKFTDGWIRGFKKRHGVSLKKVRG, encoded by the coding sequence ATGGCCCCTGCTCTTCacccacctccaccaaatgtgtCGAAGCGTGGAAAATATTCGACCGTGACGGTGGACAAGAAGGCCGCCATCATCAGGCTCATCGAGCTAGGACAGACCCAAGTCAACGTCGCAAAGGAGTTTAATATCTCCAAACAGACTTGGCCTGATTatgtgaaaaacaaagaaaagatctTGTCTGCAGTCCACCAGTCGCACTGCAAAAGTACAAAAAATGACCGGAAAGGACAACATCCAAAGCTTGAAGAGGCCCCGCAGCTGTGGTTTAAAGGAGTCCTAGCAAAGAACCTCCCCGTTTCGGGCAACATGTTCAAGCCGAAAGCCGAGATGCTCGCTTTAAAAAAGGGCATTCAGGACTTCAAGTTCACCGATGGGTGGATCCGTGGGTTTAAGAAAAGGCACGGAGTCTCTCTCAAGAAAGTTCGCGGGTAG